The following proteins are encoded in a genomic region of Triticum dicoccoides isolate Atlit2015 ecotype Zavitan chromosome 1B, WEW_v2.0, whole genome shotgun sequence:
- the LOC119335979 gene encoding uncharacterized protein LOC119335979, with translation MAVAGIEGKPLRLKDLLELDCDSCSAAGFRCYPRHLCVPAAAPLRARHNALHEAAEAPRGLGRSPSLRHPLLSIRTLSRRLRDGFSWRRREEEEEAAPVPAVSGGSSSSSSDSESSESGSSTERKSESDFSASSTESLHAGVTTGTACTREEDKEAMGRGSKEADDKEQLSPVAVMDFPFDDDYEDDAVEEEGRVGGTGACSTSFSDSLAQLHQRRNIQMHYKIRRRFGSVVEVGAVDLDESFAASDSDVLGSVLVQQPEYFCSDTGAATAPSCPEGHRSVDVCQDPDEHNLLGTVSAVCASERLLLDFFAETRRNRTSKNFEAAARMAEGWIQGTGARWGLKEVLCGREHLVAEMDRSQRWPARLGEVEEEREIGVVVAGLFIDELVADLVTDLFL, from the exons ATGGCGGTGGCCGGCATCGAGGGTAAGCCGCTGAGGCTGAAGGATCTCCTGGAGCTGGACTGCGACTCGTGCAGCGCCGCCGGCTTCCGCTGCTACCCGCGCCATCTCTGCGTCCCGGCCGCGGCGCCGCTGCGAGCGCGCCACAACGCCCTCCACGAGGCGGCCGAGGCGCCTCGCGGCCTCGGGCGATCGCCCTCCCTGCGCCACCCCTTGCTCTCGATCAGGACCCTCTCGCGCCGGCTCAGGGACGGCTTCAGCTGGAGGcgccgggaggaggaagaggaggcggcACCGGTGCCCGCCGtgagcggcggcagcagcagcagcagttccgACTCGGAGTCGTCGGAGTCGGGGTCGTCGACCGAGAGGAAATCCGAGTCCGACTTCTCAGCAAGCTCCACAGAGAGCCTGCACGCCGGCGTCACCACCGGCACCGCCTGCACGAGGGAAGAAGATAAGGAG GCGATGGGTAGGGGATCCAAggaggcggacgacaaggagcagcTCAGCCCGGTGGCGGTCATGGACTTCCCGTTCGACGACGACTACGAGGACGACGCCGTGGAAGAGGAAGGGAGGGTCGGCGGCACCGGCGCGTGCTCGACCTCTTTCAGCGACAGCCTCGCGCAGCTTCACCAGA GGAGAAATATACAGATGCACTACAAGATCAGACGACGGTTCGGGAGCGTCGTGGAGGTCGGAGCCGTGGATCTCGACGAAAGCTTCGCCGCCTCGGACTCCGACGTCCTCGGCAGCGTCCTGGTACAGCAGCCAGAGTATTTCTGCTCCGACACCGGTGCAGCAACGGCACCGTCATGTCCCGAGGGTCACCGGAGCGTCGACGTATGCCAAGATCCCGACGAGCACAACCTCCTTGGCACCGTCTCCGCGGTCTGCGCCTCCGAGCGGCTCCTACTCGACTTCTTCGCCGAGACGCGAAGGAACCGCACGTCGAAAAACTTTGAAGCCGCGGCGAGAATGGCCGAGGGATGGATCCAAGGCACGGGGGCTCGGTGGGGTCTCAAGGAGGTATTGTGCGGCCGGGAGCACCTTGttgcggagatggaccggagccaaCGGTGGCCAGCACGCCTTGGAGAGGTGGAAGAGGAGCGTGAGATCGGCGTGGTAGTGGCTGGCTTGTTCATCGACGAGCTGGTGGCCGACCTGGTCACGGATCTGTTTCTGTAG